In the Telopea speciosissima isolate NSW1024214 ecotype Mountain lineage chromosome 2, Tspe_v1, whole genome shotgun sequence genome, one interval contains:
- the LOC122650971 gene encoding pathogenesis-related leaf protein 6-like, which translates to MGSYKLDLLALLCSLIGLTFFFQVYQAQNSPQDFLAAHNAARADVGVGPMTWDDILASYAGNYAQERARDCNLVHSTALPASGENIAWSSGNMSAAEAVELWVSEKEYYDYNNNSCIEGQLCRHYIQVVWSKSLRLGCGRAQCNNGGTFFICNYYPHGNYIGERPYMREPSACFHINLYM; encoded by the coding sequence ATGGGATCATATAAACTTGACCTGTTAGCTCTTCTTTGCAGCCTCATTGGcttaaccttcttcttccaGGTCTATCAAGCCCAAAATTCTCCACAGGATTTCCTAGCAGCCCACAATGCCGCCCGTGCAGATGTAGGTGTTGGACCAATGACATGGGACGACATATTAGCTTCGTATGCTGGAAACTACGCTCAGGAGAGAGCCAGAGATTGTAATCTCGTGCACTCCACCGCACTACCCGCCTCTGGTGAGAACATTGCTTGGAGTTCCGGTAACATGTCGGCCGCAGAAGCTGTGGAGTTGTGGGTCTCTGAGAAAGAATACTATGATTACAATAACAATTCTTGTATCGAAGGCCAACTGTGCCGGCACTACATCCAGGTGGTTTGGAGCAAATCCCTTCGCCTTGGTTGTGGTAGAGCTCAGTGCAACAATGGAGGGACCTTCTTCATATGTAATTATTATCCTCATGGAAACTATATTGGGGAACGTCCTTATATGAGAGAACCCTCCGCTTGTTTCCATATAAATCTTTACATGTAA
- the LOC122650329 gene encoding heparanase-like protein 3 translates to MGSSVHLLGFVFSVIFIFQNSITVVSQKSVGGGTVQGIVLINGSGGIGRTDEDFICTTLDWWPPEKCDYGTCSWGLASMLNLDLNNTILLNAVKAFKPLKIRLGGTLQDKVIYETGNPQQPCPQFVKNSEMFGFSEGCLPMSRWDELNTFFKKAGAVVIFGLNALSGRTLASDGSAVGPWNSTNAESLIRYTVNKNYTIHGWELGNELSGNGVGTSVAADQYASDVISLKKIVHNIYRGFHVKPLIITPGGFFDANWFTKLVNKTPRSLDVVTHHIYNLGPGVDTHLIDKILDPSYLDGEAQTFSSLQRLLKNAASSATAWVGEAGGAYNSGHNLVTNAFVFSFWYLDQLGMAASYDTKTYCRQTLIGGNYGLLNTTTFVPNPDYYSALLWHRLMGRTVLSANFTGTKNIRAYSHCAKQSQGITLLLINLDSNTTVVFSVATEDAVLNKTWTLEHNGITREEYHLTAKDGNLQSQTMLLNGKILTVNSSGDIPTLIPLSVNSSGPITVAPYSIVFAHIPNISVPACR, encoded by the exons ATGGGTTCTTCGGTTCATCTTCTGGGCTTTGTCTTTTCGGTGATTTTCATCTTTCAAAACTCCATTACTGTAGTTTCTCAGAAGTCAGTCGGAGGTGGAACTGTTCAAGGGATTGTTTTGATTAATGGAAGCGGAGGCATTGGAAGGACGGATGAAGATTTCATCTGTACTACATTGGATTGGTGGCCACCTGAAAAATGTGACTATGGAACTTGTAGCTGGGGCCTTGCTTCTATGCTCAATCTG GATCTAAACAACACAATTTTGTTAAATGCTGTTAAAG CTTTTAAGCCCTTGAAAATTAGATTGGGTGGAACATTGCAAGATAAGGTTATATATGAGACTGGAAATCCACAGCAACCCTGTCCCCAATTTGTTAAAAACTCTGAGATGTTTGGCTTCTCTGAAGGCTGTCTACCAATGTCTAGATGGGATGAACTTAACACTTTCTTCAAAAAGGCTGG GGCCGTAGTTATCTTCGGATTAAATGCACTAAGTGGAAGGACTCTGGCATCTGATGGCTCTGCAGTAGGACCTTGGAATTCTACAAATGCAGAATCCCTTATACGCTATACCGTCAACAAGAATTATACAATACATGGTTGGGAGCTTG GAAATGAATTGAGTGGGAATGGAGTTGGTACAAGCGTTGCAGCCGACCAGTACGCATCTGATGTGATCTCTCTCAAAAAAATAGTGCATAATATCTACAGGGGTTTTCATGTAAAGCCATTAATCATAACACCAGGGGGATTCTTTGATGCAAACTGGTTCACAAAACTAGTAAATAAAACACCCAGATCGCTCGATGTTGTCACGCATCACATATATAATCTTGGCCCAG GTGTCGATACCCATCTGATTGACAAGATCCTCGATCCATCCTATCTTGATGGTGAGGCGCAGACATTCAGCAGCCTCCAGAGGTTGCTAAAAAATGCTGCAAGTTCAGCAACTGCTTGGGTTGGGGAAGCAGGAGGAGCATATAACAGTGGCCATAACCTTGTCACCAATGCATTTGTGTTTAGTTTCTG GTACCTGGATCAGCTAGGCATGGCAGCATCTTATGATACTAAAACATACTGCAGACAAACATTGATTGGTGGAAACTATGGGTTACTCAACACAACCACCTTTGTTCCAAATCCTGATTACTACAG TGCTCTCCTTTGGCACCGGTTAATGGGAAGAACGGTCCTATCGGCAAATTTTACAGGAACAAAGAACATAAGAGCATATTCACATTGTGCAAAACAATCT CAAGGAATCACATTGCTACTGATCAACCTCGACAGTAACACCACAGTTGTTTTCAGTGTTGCAACTGAAGATGCTGTCCTTAATAAGACTTGGACTTTGGAACATAATGGAATCACAAGGGAGGAGTATCACCTAACAGCTAAGGATGGAAACTTGCAGAGCCAAACAATGCTTCTAAATGGGAAAATATTGACTGTAAATTCATCTGGGGATATACCTACTTTGATACCTTTAAGTGTAAATTCATCTGGGCCAATAACAGTTGCCCCTTACTCAATTGTATTTGCTCATATTCCTAATATTTCTGTTCCAGCTTGTAGGTAA